The Elaeis guineensis isolate ETL-2024a chromosome 5, EG11, whole genome shotgun sequence DNA segment TATTATTAGGCGTTGAATGGCTTTATTACTACTGTAGAATCAGGAAGCTGCACCCATTTTTTCAATAAATCATGATGATTACaagattttatttaaaaatcatTAACTTGGCTTGTTTTAGATCCAAACTTGTGTTCAGCTGAGCTCTCATTGGCGACAGTGATAGAGGTGGATTTCACCTTGCAAATCAGCACATTTGATCTTTATGGCATCTGGCAGCATTCATTTGGCTGGATTTTAGTGTGCATCATTACTCAAAAAGTTTATATGACACTTCAGCTTTGCAATATTACGTTATGTTCGTTTTGCTTGGTTGTGCCCGAGCATGTATTATTTGTTTGTAAAAGGAAACGTAGAGACCATATATTGGAGTTCTGGTGAATGCAGCGAGCCCTGGGTTGTTCTTGGGATTTCCCCCCCCTGCAATTCATAAAGCTTGAGTTGTAAACTGATTAAGATATATGGCGATGGACATGCGCTGAAATCAAAACTAGCTTCGTTTATAGGTTGATCGCTGGATAAAAGTGTGAGATGATACAGGCGATTCTGAGGGTATTGCCCAGTTGCGTGAGCAAATGAGGACATGGTTCTTACCCAAGCAATAGATTTTAATCAGAAGTGGACAAGCCACGATTCCCCAGGAATAAAGAGTGCCTCCAATCCAGTCTTTAGACAGATGCACAGGAGATCAGTTATGTGCAGAGACGATTTTTGCAGTAATTAGTGTATTACAATACGTTATCAAAATCAaccaaaatttaataaaataaaaaacttaggTGTCGAGAATAATAATGTCATGTTGACAAACACAGGCACACTGGATATTCTCCTGAACAAAATATATGAATATCATTCCGGCTTGTCATCAATTTCGCTTAGGGAGAATATTGAGGTGATCATGGTTGGTGCTTGGCACAAACAAGCAGAGCATGGGGCAGCCCCTACGATAGGAATGAATGCCACAAGGCAAACTCCGCTGGAAGTCGTGGCCTATGTTATTTGGTGGTCTAGTGGCCTGCCCAGCTTCGGCTAGCTCATCAGATTCGTCACGTGAACTGGGAGAGTGATGACTTTTTTCTGGAAAGCGACTCCCCTAAAACCAAGGCGTGAAGGCATCTCTTTTTAAGGCAGCAAGCGCACACCAATACTACGAGGCCACCGCCAGAGAGATTCACCTCTTATTCCTGCCTCTATTCTAGCTGTCGATATCATGCAATCAATGCCCTGCGGGAAGAAGAATATAACATTACGAGATTGTATACGATCCACTGATATGTGGTTCTTGTATTCCGTTAACTTTTTTTATGAAGAGGGCCCCTCTCCCTCTCATCCATTTGGACCCTTTTTTTGGGTTCGGTGATGGCTGGGTGTGCACTTTATGGAGATTGTTCTTATGGTGGTGATAAGCTGAAGCGCTGCCTGCCTCACGTACTCCTCATGTTTTCTGGTTCCCTTGGTGGTCTTTCGACGAGGACAAGTGGaatgcttttcctttttcttaggtaACTTGGGCTAGTGGAATGCATTTGATGGCCACTTTGTGTTTGTTTGCCAGCCATTTCGTCTCCCTATTTCTGATCTTATCCATTTTGCTATCAACTACTATGAGGATTTAGTTATCGTCTAATCTGTTGTAATTAACAACCTCATAGGCACACTGGTGGCGTGAAAGAATGAGTCATGTATACCAATAATGAGTTCATAAGTACTGAATATTAATGATGACTGATCTTTTCGATAGAAAAGATTGCAACCAATGAGGATTAGAATTTGATAGCTCTTTTTGGAAGGAAGTGGTTTTTAGTTAATCGTGTGGGTTTTGGCTTGAAGTTCGCAGTATCCTTTTTTCTCATTTATTCTTAGCTGCTATCCCGTATCTTAAAGCATAATCCAACTAACCTGAGGTGGGGCTTTTGTTTAGCTCTTTGCTGCTGTTTTCCTGCTGCCAATAAGCTTGTGAACATAGGCCCATATACCAGATCAGAGGGTACCAAATCTCAACCCGAGTTTTAAATAGTCACTCTCTCTGTCGTCTCTCATGGCAATTGGTTGCATGTATTCACGGATTGTAGAGAAGTTCTTTCATACCCAAGGTCCCGTGCTAGTTTAGATTTCTCTTTTTTGCCAAATTGTACGAACTTTTTTTGCCAAATTCTATGAACTTCTTTGCCAAATTCTATGAACTACTTTGCGGAATTCTATGAACTTCCTGTTCCAACGTGCAAGGTTAAGTGCACCGATCAATAAATGTCATGGGACAGACGCCTGGGTGCCACAAGCAATTTGCCAATTTGCCCTTCCCACCGCGCACATGCAGCGATTGGGTTGGTTCGATCCGTGTCTTGAGGATTAAGGGAATTCACAACTCGCGccattcttttttcctttttttatttttttatttttgctttcttTAATGTTCAATGGAATAAAACACTGGACAAGTATGTATATGATGTGCAGTACAAAAACCAAAACCTCTAAAAGCACCCACCGTTTTCTCACGGACCATGTCCCTCCGTATGCTCAAGATCTCTGATTTGAACCATCAGAACTTCCTCCTCCGATATGTAACCAGTGCGATCGTATCATGTACAATACCATAATCATAGGATAGGGATTGTATCTTTCGCATGGAAGAAGAATTCATCTTTTCTTGCCTGAATCCATCATTAGATCATGCAATGAGCATTTTAAAATATAAGTTGATGGATGAATAAAATAGATCGGAATGTTCAGAGATTTGCATAGATGCGATCCAATGATTGATATAGCGAaaaagaataataatttttttctagcaAACCAAACCCATCACCAGAATGGGCGCCGTACTTTTCTGTGAGTCGTGGGAGCTCTGCCTCCATGTCTCGCCCTCCACCAACATTCCGGCCAGCGGTTGGCTCGCTGCTGTGTATCACGGGCTCAGCCAACTGCAGCTGTCCCTCTTGGATGAATCCATTGCTAGCTGGACCAGTTCGTTGCAATCTAATCTGTTCGATATCTAAGCATAAATTCTGGTCTTGTCCAAGAAATAATGAATGGGTAAACACCTCCACTATGTAAAAAGATTAGGAGTGTCATGCTCGTTTGAGATCGTAACGTGCACCCCTGGACCTAACtccagaaaaagagaagagagacatCTATCTTGGCCAGAGCTCGTGCACGTCTCCACCAGCCAAATCTCAGGGCACAAGCATCGTGCGCTCCGCGACCACCAGCACAAGCCTCGAATGCCCCCATCACTCCACCGAGGAAAGCACCCAGCCCTACCTGGCTACCCTTGATTTATACCTCGCTCTCGACCAACAGCATCTCGCCACGTCTCAACACCTTGCGGGCCCCACTCCCAGCTCTTCTACTTGCGTCTAATTGAACCTGCAAGAGTCCGGGTCTTCGTCATCTTTTTGTTCTGGACTCTTCCCGGACGTTTGACTCGTGAGTCAGAGCGGTGGAGACCTGCGAGTCAATCCAAGGCCCAACTCCCATCCACCCAGCCATGTTGACGGCTGAGATACGCCCCCACCTGGGGTATGGATGATCCATTGATCCTCAGGCAAGGTGCAAGGCTGTATACGTCTCCTCCTTTTCCATGTTTCTATTCCCACCCCCAACCCTGTTACGTCAATAAACCGTCAGACCTGGATTTGCGTAAACTTATGAAGCCTAACTGCGTGTGcgcgtatatatatatagagaggagACTCAATTTGTGTACTTCACAACTGCTCCCAATCCTCCTCCCTCGTCTCTCTGATCTCTCCATTCCAGAGACTAGCTCTCTCCAATGGAAAGAGAAGCTGGTCTCTCTTGGAGGAGTTGGGTGAGGAGACGCAGAATCGGAGAGGGCTCCTTTGGGGCTGTGAGCCTGGCCATGGACAGATCCAACGGTCAAGTTTTCGCGGTAAAATCTGTTAATTTGaattcctcccctctttcttccccAAGGCTTTGGAGAACGAGATCCAAATCCTCCAGTCCATCAGCTCGCCTTACATCGTCTCCTACCTCGGCGACGATACCACCCAAGAATCTCCTACCAACGTGTGGCGGAACCTACACCTGGAGTACATGCCCGGCGGGACCGTCGCAGACTTGGCAGCCAGGAATGGACCCATCGCAGAGCCGCAAGTGCGGAACTACACCAGATGCATAGCCCGTGCACTGCACCACCTCCACTCCGTCGCCGGCCTCGTGCACTGCGACGTCAAGGGCCGGAATGTGCTCGTAGGCCTAAGCCCGGGCGTCGCCAAGCTCGCCGATTTCGGATCAGCGACGAGGATTCCTCATGGCTGCAGCATGGATGCCAACAAGCAATACGCGCAGGGAACTCCACTATGGATGGCGCCCGAGGTCGCCAGAGGCGAGCGGCCAACGCCGGCATCCGACATATGGTCCCTCGGGTGCACCGTCATCGAAATGCTCACCGGAGCGCAACCATGGCGGAGTTCCGGCCCCGACGCTCTGTTCCGGATTGGTTTCGGTGACGAGGTGCCTGAAATCCCGGACTGGTTATCGAAGGCCGGTCGGGATTTCCTCGACAAGTGTTTGAGAAGGGATTCGACCGAGCGGTGGACCGGTGAGCAATTGCTGCAGCATCCTTTCTTGGCTGACGACGACACGAACGCCTCCGAGCCATCGCCGAGGAGCGTGCTCGACCGGGCTAATTTGGAATTCTGTGACGACGAGGGAGATTCTTCAGACAATTATAGTCATAGTATCGATCCTGATGATGCCATGAATTGTGCGAGGGAGAGAGTGAGGGAATTGGCTTTGGATGGGACAGTGGTGAGGTGGGAGAGTGACGGGTGGGAGGTGGTTAGATCGGTGGGGGAGCCCGGTTCggtggggggagggggagggggagggggagggataTACCAGGAATATTTGGATTGTTTGGGTAAGGAATTGGGGGAATGGAGTGGGGGTGGCAGTGAGGCAAGTGGGGTTGGCTGTCCAATGGAATGAGATGCTCCGCTTCCAGTTGTTGCTGCTGTTGTTGTTGTCATTATTACTGGTGTTCTTATTGTTATGGCTGTTGCAAGGGTGGTATGGGCTGTCTTTTTTTGAGAAAGGGTGGTATGGACTGTCAGCAATTGGGTGGAGTCATTTGGGAGTTTGGCCTTGATTGGTGTCATTTGTTGTTACATCTGATGGTAGTTAATGCAgtgccaatttttttttgtttgtcttCACCTGGTTTTATGTGCATACCGATTACATATTTAGCATATACATTAGCAGACAACTTTATTGCATAATAATCAACTAATACCCAGAAACTAGTTCACAATTTATCTTTCCCAGAAACTAGTTCAGTTTAAATTATGTGACAACTTAAAGCCAACTGATATTAATTGAAAATCTTCATTATAATTTGAGCTAATTTTCATTCATCTGATGGAACATTTTAGTGGATAGCCACTCTTCTCTCATTGGATGACAGAATTCATTAGAAAGCTGTCGCCCTTCAGATGAGTAAAACTCTCATGCACCACCTTAGCCACTTGGAGTCATCACGAGATGTTCCTCTCTAGAGCCCCAAGTTTAGATTTAGCCCATGATGGTTCCATTATATTTTTTGTGAAATCATGGGTTTTAATCTTCTGCTAAGAGCCTGTGACTGGCTCGATGGCTGGGCAATAGGTCGATGAAGTCGGTTCGGGGTTCAGACCAGGCTAAACACAGTGAAAACTACTGGGCATAGATtgttaaaaaagaagaagaaaaaaagaaaaaggaaaaagcttCCAGAAATGATGTAGTGTAACTGATTGGCTTGGTCCGGCCCAATCAAAACTGGGCTGGAACCCATTTACTGAAAGCTGGTTGGGCTTGGGCTGGCGTCTGGCGTGTGGCCATCTGATCCTAAGTCACGCATTAATGCGCGCATCAAGCATTTATAAACAGGTGCAAACGTAATGACCAGCCGTCTCCCCGTACAAGCAAAGGCATTTGACACTCTCGTAACGGTGATAATGAGAACTTAGCTGTATCTGTCTGTTGAAATAATGTACAGTAGAGCAATCTTATTTACTTTGAAGATGACGTAACTTTAATAACTTAAATTCTTATAGCTAAGATATTTAGTTACCTGTATCTAAATTTTAGGTGAATTAGCTTAAAACTATACTAGTTTATAACCCATGCGGTGCACAGAATGTAATCTTTTTTAGAACAAATAATATCATACATATCCAATGTTAAAGAATTTATAGATTAGAAATGCAACATAACATAAAAGATATCATCGATGATATCAAATGTTGTCAATGAAGATATAATCAtgatagtaaaaaataatataatcattTCTATCTTTTACTGATATAAAAATTATCCTTTGAAATCAAAGACGGATCTTAGATGAAATACTTGAAGGggccaaatataaaataattttataaaataaaaataagtcaTATCAGTACAATGACATATCTCTATTATAGTGCTTCTCGATGtttttttaaatctttgaatTCATCAATAATGGAATTCAAATCAAAAAGTTCAACAATTTTCCTTTCAATATAGACAACTAAATTATTAGCAAGAAACTTATCTTCCATTTTATTACAGAGTCTTGTTTTCACCAACTTCATTGATGAAAATACTCATTCTGTAGTAGCAGTAGATACTGGAAGAGTTAATACAAGATAAATCAATCGATCAAGCAAATAGTATATCTTTGATTTTTCTGTTGCTGCCAATGCTTTACAAAGATCAGATATTTTAGAAAGAGACTTCAAATTTGGATCACGAGATGCATCACGGATAAAATATTGAAGCTGAAATTTGAAATTGATCTTCTCTTActgtaataacccagataaaaaaaaaaaaagggggacggaaggagactcccgaagggagtcttcttctccgatgaatcccgatcggagaaggaCTCTAGGTCTTTTAGAACTCTAGAAtcccctataaataagcctctccctctctcaagaccctccaccggtgatcttcgagcccgattcctctccttttctctgtagaagccgcggcagcctcttctcgtATTCGCCGAAAATTGAAGGTCAAAGAAGCCcccggagctcaggtaaggctctgACCTTTCTTTCTCTCGCTCTTCCCTTTCTTCTCTGGCCCCAAACTTCGCTGCCGGCGAGCCGATTTTGCCAGAAATCGAGAAGAAAAGGAgaccctgttttgctctgttcgatcgagccatctccctccctttttcggccaccagcgccgctatccatggtgccgcacccctaggtttggacccccacctctctgctTATGTTTCCCGAaggtcatggccgccggtgatcggccaatgaccggagaaattcaagaaaaaagaggcggtcccctgtttttcaatttttctaatttgccCACCGGCCGAACCTCATCGCCGGCCATCTCTGGCTCCACCGTCGTTGGTTGCTGCTGGCAGACCACCAGCCATGCCACTGCAGTCCGCCGGACCATGGACAAACGTCCCTCTAAttcttcccctatttcggcccaaatgaatccacgggaaaagaaaacaagaagaaagaagaaaaagaagaaaagaaaagaaaagaaaaaaaagaaaaagaaaaagaaaagaaaaagaaaaaagaaaaagaaaagaaaaaaaaaaggggaaaagagaaagagaaaaataaaaataaaaataaaataaaataaaataaaaagaagaagagagaaaaattttctttctctcctctctctaccttctctctccagtttctctctctagattctctccctattttctctctctagactttttctctttttatggattttgtctctctagagtcttcctctctctctgatttcatcacggaccctaggatagaattgagatgaaaataagatgatctgaggttgctccgaaattcgtgcggtagatctgatcccagttcgatcctattcgaaatttgtaacacttgattcatattgagtcaccctgataggacctctgatgatctcgatcatgagtgcctcatcggaaggatacgaagatttctctctctactttctctctctagaattttctctctcttcatggattttctctctctagaagtcttatggatcagtggagaattcagatacttaggtaaatcctaattttggttaatcctaagagagatcctagatttgtgttatcaggtcgattatcggtaattttttccatatgtgatttttatattgatcagggttacgaagagatgatcatctgcaaataatatcgagtggaatattttgttaaagaaattcataaatcaaagaagaacatcgatttctgtgtttggatcagtcaccggtaaaggtaagaatccctgtacatgatcactattatatatatgctattttactgttggtcttgcatcgttgattttgcatcgtcggatttgagattgatgaatttattatacctgagatactgttatttgattttgagcatgagtatgttatgtcaatatatatgtatcagaaattgatggcatgattatatggatatgacatatctaaattgatcataatgcaagtcggaattgatttgatgaagtcaatacataatgattaaatgaaaagaaagagatatatggtatggactagccttgtcatgtggagcagcccgccaggagcttatgcctgggacagcccccactggcttacaggtggatcagccggccaggagctcatgcctgagacagcccgccaggagcttatgcctgggacagcctctcacgggctttggtacgtgggacagccggccaggagctcatcctgggacagtcttgaaagactttttaaatggattcgatccggatgatgactgaggtatagaattggatagtccagaaccagaaagaaaagattaaaaatcatgtgattatgaaaggggaaatgaaagataagacatgaaataattgttgaataaaaggggtttcacctgttaacatatgatgatgcatctattttaacaagacagaaaatttatgaatgtttgcattattctggacgttgaatataagttttatattttattgcttattcttaatttcagattatattactatgttagtgtgatatgggaattcttactgggctgtaaagctcacaccccttcatctttctttttcttctcagagttacaggatgacttagattggctatggcttggatttatgggtgagcagaaggataaatagagtgtcatagtatctgatcagagaattgaagaaatttaaattgtaattatgcaagattttatgaattatatttgaaattaattattatggatgttaaggttgtaatatttattttggccttgcatattctttagggcttgctctaaggagtgtgcggccattacgtatccgacccgggtgttgggttcggggcgtgacacttACTCAGTGAAGTCTATAGGATAGTATTTCTCTGCAAGCTTGTAAATATTATCAATATCGAATACTTTATATCCATTCTTAGCAATCAAATATGAGCAAAGAGACAAGAGCTCTATTATCTCCTTACTAAATCGATAATTCAACTTCTGCAATTGTTTGCCTATTGCAATAAGAAAAATATCCACTCGATAAAGATGCTCGATGGTAACTTTATCTTGTTGGTGACGAGCTCGACCCCGACGTGCTATATAAGGAGCACTAAAATCAGAAATATCAATAAGATGATGTTGACAGAATAACTTGTCATTCTCAAGTAGAGTATCTCCCCATCTTCTCTTAATTGTTGAATTAGACTTTTTATTGTTGCAAATATTGCATGGTATTTATAATCTCCTGAGATTGTTATTGTAGAGTATCACAAAGAAGATTAATAATTCCCATTATCTCTTTTACAAAAAGTAAAATAAGGACAAATTCAAATGAATTCATTGAATTGTAAGCGGTATCAGTATTTCCATGTTGAGAGTAAGTGGCTCTATTTTTAATAATGCTTTGAAGAATAGAAAAAGTTGCACCAAACATTGTAATTAAACTACACACATAATTAGAATGAGAACTCCAACGAGTATCACCAGCTTATTTCAATGTGGTTTCTTTGGTTTACCCCTCTACCGGTCTCCACTCAA contains these protein-coding regions:
- the LOC105044694 gene encoding LOW QUALITY PROTEIN: mitogen-activated protein kinase kinase kinase 18 (The sequence of the model RefSeq protein was modified relative to this genomic sequence to represent the inferred CDS: inserted 1 base in 1 codon) produces the protein MEREAGLSWRSWVRRRRIGEGSFGAVSLAMDRSNGQVFAVKSVNLXFLPSFFPKALENEIQILQSISSPYIVSYLGDDTTQESPTNVWRNLHLEYMPGGTVADLAARNGPIAEPQVRNYTRCIARALHHLHSVAGLVHCDVKGRNVLVGLSPGVAKLADFGSATRIPHGCSMDANKQYAQGTPLWMAPEVARGERPTPASDIWSLGCTVIEMLTGAQPWRSSGPDALFRIGFGDEVPEIPDWLSKAGRDFLDKCLRRDSTERWTGEQLLQHPFLADDDTNASEPSPRSVLDRANLEFCDDEGDSSDNYSHSIDPDDAMNCARERVRELALDGTVVRWESDGWEVVRSVGEPGSVGGGGGGGGGIYQEYLDCLGKELGEWSGGGSEASGVGCPME